The Hymenobacter sp. GOD-10R genome includes a window with the following:
- a CDS encoding DedA family protein yields MEIIKHFFDLVLHLDKTLIDVVQQYGGLTYLILFLIIFAETGVVIFPFLPGDSLLFVAGTLAARSVSPGSDQTLLHLTYLIPLLFFAAFLGDNLNYFIGDYLGPKVFQKDYKLFKRKYLEDTQAFYAKHGGKTIIMARFIPIVRTFAPFVAGVGSMKYAYFISYSVGGALFWVISLTMAGYLFGNIPVVEKNFTIVIYLIILVSVAPPLFQFLKQKLSGRPSEA; encoded by the coding sequence ATGGAGATAATCAAACACTTTTTTGACCTCGTACTGCACCTCGACAAAACGCTCATCGACGTGGTGCAGCAATACGGCGGTCTTACCTATCTGATTCTGTTCCTGATTATTTTCGCCGAAACGGGAGTTGTCATATTTCCCTTTCTGCCCGGCGATTCTTTGCTGTTCGTCGCCGGCACGTTGGCTGCCCGGTCCGTATCACCCGGCTCCGACCAAACCCTGCTGCATCTGACGTATTTGATTCCGCTCCTGTTTTTCGCTGCTTTCCTCGGCGATAACCTCAACTACTTTATCGGCGACTACCTAGGGCCAAAAGTATTTCAAAAGGACTATAAGCTGTTCAAACGTAAATACTTAGAAGATACCCAAGCCTTCTACGCCAAGCACGGCGGCAAAACGATCATCATGGCGCGCTTCATCCCCATTGTGCGCACGTTCGCGCCGTTTGTGGCGGGCGTAGGCAGCATGAAATACGCCTATTTTATCAGCTACAGCGTGGGCGGCGCGTTGTTTTGGGTGATTTCGCTGACGATGGCCGGCTATCTATTCGGCAATATTCCGGTGGTGGAGAAGAACTTTACCATCGTTATCTACCTCATCATTCTGGTTTCGGTGGCACCACCGCTGTTCCAATTTTTGAAGCAAAAGCTAAGCGGTCGGCCATCGGAAGCCTAG
- a CDS encoding sigma-70 family RNA polymerase sigma factor: MYTPPPAHHEQRHGEDLALWQAFRAGQREALGVLFDRYAQQLFAYGHHLVSDAEQVKDAIQTVFVNLWVWRENVSEEVTVKFYLYRSLKRELLKRTNEPRLRLAHPPTEEQEPSIEQQWVTTEDEQQVAAKLNLSLAQLSGREKEIINLKYFNNFKIREIADLLHLSEQTVSNLLHRALQKLRKSVVLGFLLFLVLGSAE, translated from the coding sequence ATGTACACCCCGCCTCCTGCGCACCATGAGCAACGACACGGCGAAGACCTAGCCTTATGGCAGGCCTTTCGTGCTGGTCAGCGGGAGGCGTTAGGCGTACTGTTCGATCGATATGCGCAGCAGCTTTTTGCCTACGGCCACCATCTGGTCAGCGACGCCGAACAGGTGAAAGATGCCATCCAGACGGTGTTCGTGAATCTCTGGGTGTGGCGAGAAAACGTGAGCGAGGAAGTAACCGTGAAGTTTTATCTCTATCGCAGTCTGAAGCGCGAGCTGCTGAAGAGAACTAATGAACCTAGGTTGCGGCTAGCCCACCCACCTACCGAGGAGCAGGAGCCTTCGATTGAGCAGCAATGGGTAACGACAGAGGACGAGCAACAAGTCGCCGCCAAGTTGAACTTGTCGCTGGCGCAGCTGTCGGGCCGGGAGAAGGAGATTATCAATCTCAAGTACTTCAATAACTTCAAGATTCGGGAAATTGCCGATCTGCTCCATCTCAGTGAGCAAACTGTATCTAACCTATTGCACCGCGCTTTGCAGAAGCTGCGCAAGTCAGTCGTGCTAGGGTTCTTGCTCTTTCTGGTACTAGGTTCCGCCGAATAA
- a CDS encoding sigma-70 family RNA polymerase sigma factor: MSASLSMSAIGGLRRLLTGDGEPPRTAAEPAASPASVRQLTPSFPLSEVELIEGCIAGSRTMQKQLYERFAGRMMAVCLRYAQTTFEAEDVLQEGFVTVFSKLSSFRRECPLEFWIRRIMVNAALRQHRRNTTLVALSEGEYPVDLQDEEFTLSNYAFEELLTIVQELAPRYRMVFNLFAIEGYGHKEIGELLGISEGTSKSQYARARAILKTKLERLDAHRTNGTFR; this comes from the coding sequence ATGAGCGCATCCCTTTCTATGAGCGCCATTGGCGGTCTGCGCCGATTGCTGACTGGCGACGGTGAGCCCCCCCGTACGGCGGCCGAGCCAGCTGCTTCGCCTGCCTCGGTGCGCCAACTCACGCCGTCGTTCCCGCTGAGCGAGGTGGAACTGATTGAGGGCTGTATTGCAGGCAGCCGCACGATGCAAAAGCAGCTGTATGAGCGATTTGCCGGCCGCATGATGGCCGTGTGTCTGCGCTACGCCCAAACTACTTTTGAAGCGGAAGATGTGCTACAGGAAGGCTTCGTTACGGTTTTCTCCAAGCTGAGCAGCTTTCGGCGGGAGTGCCCGCTGGAGTTCTGGATTCGGCGCATCATGGTAAACGCCGCCTTGCGGCAGCACCGCCGCAACACGACGCTCGTGGCGCTGAGCGAAGGCGAGTACCCAGTGGATTTGCAGGACGAGGAATTTACGCTGTCAAACTATGCGTTTGAAGAACTCCTGACGATCGTGCAGGAGTTAGCTCCCCGTTACCGGATGGTGTTCAACCTGTTTGCCATCGAAGGCTACGGGCACAAGGAAATTGGCGAGCTGCTCGGCATTTCCGAGGGCACCAGCAAGTCGCAGTACGCTCGGGCCCGGGCGATTTTAAAGACAAAATTAGAGCGCCTCGACGCGCATCGTACCAATGGAACCTTCCGCTAA
- the wrbA gene encoding NAD(P)H:quinone oxidoreductase, giving the protein MKTLVLFYSTYGHIYKMAEAVAEGAREVADNEVVIKRVPETLPQEVLDKTGATGAQQAFAHIPVVTPNELTEYDAIIFGTPTRYGNLCGQMQAFMDSTGGLWATGALVGKVGSVFVSTATQHGGQETTIRSFHTELFHHGFVVVGLPYAWQGQMGHEEVTGGTPYGASTVAGGQGERQPSPNELEGARFQGRHTAEIARKLVAKE; this is encoded by the coding sequence ATGAAAACTCTAGTGCTGTTTTACTCTACGTATGGTCACATCTACAAAATGGCCGAGGCGGTGGCAGAAGGCGCCCGCGAAGTAGCTGACAATGAAGTAGTCATCAAGCGCGTTCCCGAAACGTTGCCCCAAGAAGTACTCGACAAGACTGGTGCTACAGGTGCCCAGCAGGCTTTCGCTCACATTCCGGTTGTTACGCCCAACGAGCTAACAGAATACGACGCCATCATCTTCGGTACCCCAACGCGCTACGGCAACCTGTGCGGTCAGATGCAAGCCTTTATGGATAGCACCGGCGGCTTGTGGGCGACTGGTGCGCTTGTAGGCAAAGTAGGTAGCGTGTTTGTAAGCACCGCTACCCAGCACGGTGGCCAAGAAACTACGATTCGCTCGTTCCACACAGAGCTATTCCACCACGGGTTTGTGGTGGTCGGCTTGCCTTATGCTTGGCAGGGACAAATGGGCCACGAAGAAGTAACGGGCGGCACTCCTTATGGAGCAAGCACCGTAGCTGGTGGCCAAGGCGAGCGTCAGCCTAGCCCGAACGAGCTAGAAGGTGCCCGTTTCCAAGGTCGACACACGGCTGAAATTGCTCGTAAGCTAGTTGCTAAAGAATAA
- a CDS encoding tetratricopeptide repeat protein — protein sequence MNDNFEDRDEVLNSVRRFERMMASNETIFFDLADFESIIDHYTTNTQYDKALQACEAAIAQYPFSTELLIDRSQVLAMKGEYTAAAQQIEDVAQLDPTNPDVAVTRGIIATQRGEFAAAVAFFLDAAAHSPDRDDIYFNLGLAYQSWQKYKSAAKYYKMSLRLNADNEVAVQELLYCLEISGRLEGNIDFFKRFTDDDPYSAQAWYNLGQAYYRLENYDEAVSAFEYAILIDSKFYDAHAFLASTYVSQEKYQEAIKEFHLSYNEKHPTAEAFCNIGECYEKLAEWALARRFYQKAIDIDPNLDEAWFGIGVILNAQERWFEAIHFFRKAVTLYEESAEYWLALAAAEYQVGNIVSSLECYERAAQVAPDSKDVWLNWSIILYEQGNYDGAIDLMRNAVEVQPEEAELYYRLCAYLLAAGRYREAYHYLENALTLDFDKHRLLFDYFPELESQRALMRLIEQYRK from the coding sequence ATGAACGACAATTTTGAGGACCGGGACGAGGTGCTGAACAGCGTGCGTCGTTTTGAACGCATGATGGCCAGCAACGAAACCATATTTTTTGACTTGGCCGATTTCGAGAGTATTATCGACCATTATACCACCAACACGCAGTATGATAAAGCCTTGCAAGCATGTGAGGCTGCTATTGCTCAATATCCGTTCAGCACCGAATTACTAATTGATCGTTCGCAGGTACTAGCCATGAAAGGCGAGTATACGGCGGCAGCCCAGCAGATTGAAGACGTCGCTCAGCTTGACCCTACGAACCCTGATGTGGCCGTTACGCGTGGTATTATCGCTACCCAGCGAGGCGAGTTCGCTGCAGCGGTGGCGTTCTTCTTGGATGCGGCTGCTCACTCGCCTGACCGCGACGATATTTACTTCAACCTAGGATTGGCTTACCAAAGCTGGCAGAAGTATAAGAGTGCTGCTAAGTACTATAAGATGAGCTTGCGTCTGAACGCCGACAATGAAGTGGCTGTTCAGGAGCTACTCTATTGCCTGGAAATTTCAGGGCGCTTAGAAGGTAATATCGACTTCTTCAAACGCTTCACGGACGACGACCCATATTCGGCGCAGGCGTGGTACAACCTAGGTCAGGCGTATTACCGACTAGAGAACTACGACGAGGCTGTCAGTGCGTTCGAGTATGCTATTCTGATTGACTCCAAGTTCTACGATGCGCACGCCTTTCTGGCTAGCACGTATGTTAGTCAAGAGAAATATCAGGAAGCCATCAAGGAGTTCCACCTGAGCTACAACGAGAAGCACCCAACGGCCGAAGCTTTTTGCAACATTGGCGAGTGTTACGAAAAGCTAGCTGAGTGGGCGCTAGCTCGCCGCTTCTACCAGAAGGCTATCGATATTGACCCTAATCTGGACGAAGCATGGTTTGGCATTGGGGTAATCCTGAATGCGCAAGAGCGTTGGTTTGAGGCCATTCACTTTTTCCGTAAGGCTGTTACGCTTTACGAAGAAAGTGCCGAGTACTGGCTAGCTCTTGCAGCGGCCGAGTATCAGGTAGGCAATATCGTGAGCTCACTAGAGTGCTATGAGCGCGCCGCGCAGGTAGCCCCCGACAGCAAAGATGTATGGCTGAACTGGAGTATTATCTTGTATGAGCAAGGCAACTACGACGGAGCCATCGATTTGATGCGCAACGCGGTAGAAGTGCAGCCGGAGGAAGCCGAGTTGTATTATCGCCTGTGCGCCTATTTGCTGGCAGCAGGTCGCTACCGGGAGGCTTATCATTACCTGGAAAACGCGCTGACTCTGGACTTTGATAAGCACCGGCTTCTGTTTGACTACTTCCCGGAGCTAGAGTCGCAACGCGCTTTGATGCGCCTGATTGAACAGTATCGTAAGTAG
- a CDS encoding NAD-dependent epimerase/dehydratase family protein translates to MIFVTGGSGLVGSFLLPALLAQGHRVRALYRQRIPAMPGGEKIEWVQGDLRDTVVLRQALVGVTHVFHCAGLVSYAPQDEQALQQTNVEGTMAVVDACLEQAGVRLCHVSSVAALGGNAKEQEEDAPKVVVLNESAKWDLGAEHPAYATSKYLAELEVWRGVSEGLSAVIVNPSVILGPADWARSSTRLFRYAYQEHAFYTPTTLNLVDVRDVVDAMVHLALRTTVSGERYILNAGALPLQEFLQQAAACFQKKAPSVAVPNWAAEVIWRFEHTRAALTGARPLITKDTARAGRRATTYDTTKVQAATGLAFRPLAETIQWCCTGLRPN, encoded by the coding sequence ATGATTTTTGTTACGGGAGGCAGTGGGCTGGTTGGTAGCTTCTTATTGCCTGCGTTGCTAGCTCAAGGGCATAGAGTACGAGCACTGTATCGGCAGCGGATTCCGGCAATGCCGGGTGGCGAGAAGATTGAGTGGGTGCAAGGCGACTTGCGCGATACCGTTGTGCTGCGACAGGCGCTAGTAGGCGTTACGCACGTTTTTCATTGTGCCGGTTTGGTTTCGTACGCTCCGCAGGATGAGCAGGCTCTACAGCAAACGAATGTAGAAGGCACAATGGCTGTGGTAGATGCTTGCCTCGAGCAGGCAGGTGTGCGCTTGTGTCATGTATCGTCGGTAGCCGCTTTGGGAGGAAATGCGAAGGAGCAGGAAGAGGACGCCCCTAAGGTAGTCGTGCTGAATGAAAGTGCTAAGTGGGACTTAGGCGCGGAGCACCCGGCTTACGCTACCTCGAAGTACCTAGCTGAGTTGGAGGTGTGGCGAGGCGTCTCCGAAGGACTCTCAGCCGTGATTGTCAACCCGTCTGTTATACTCGGGCCAGCCGATTGGGCCCGCAGCAGCACCCGGCTTTTTCGCTACGCTTACCAAGAACACGCTTTTTACACGCCGACTACCCTGAACTTGGTTGACGTGCGTGATGTGGTAGATGCTATGGTGCATTTAGCGCTGCGCACAACTGTCAGCGGGGAGCGTTATATACTGAATGCTGGTGCATTGCCGTTACAAGAGTTCTTGCAGCAGGCGGCTGCTTGCTTTCAGAAAAAGGCGCCAAGTGTAGCTGTTCCGAATTGGGCGGCTGAGGTTATTTGGCGCTTCGAACACACCCGAGCTGCACTTACGGGAGCTAGGCCGCTTATTACTAAAGATACTGCACGCGCTGGCCGGCGTGCAACAACATATGACACCACCAAAGTGCAAGCGGCTACCGGCCTGGCCTTTCGTCCGTTGGCGGAAACCATTCAATGGTGTTGTACCGGACTTCGACCGAACTAG
- a CDS encoding sorbosone dehydrogenase family protein, giving the protein MKRNFCYLAFLLLAACGGPSKEEKAAAADNPAKTIETPDDQAVHLPQPYATKSVTNRVHLQDWPNGKTPTVPAGFKVTEYARDLESPRWMYVLPNGDVLVAEANTVPTTAVKKTTVTLKLDPSKASRPTSADRITLFRDTNKDGKPDVRETFLAHLDQPLGMLVIGNKFYVANTDGVMVFPYQLGATKITGQGKQILDLPRGGYNNHWTRNLLASADNSKIYVTVGSGSNVMEHGPANEVRRANILQINPDGSGEKIYASGLRNPVGIDWQPGTQTLWAAVNERDELGDELVPDYMTSVKEGGFYGWPYSYYGQNEDPRRKGERPDLVKKAIVPDVPLGPHTASLGLAFYTKEAFPSKYHKGAFVGQHGSWNRSTFSGYKVMFVPFEGGKPGKPEDFMTGFLVGGDSKDAYGRPVGVTVLPDGSMLVADDAGNRVWRVSAT; this is encoded by the coding sequence ATGAAACGGAATTTCTGCTACCTAGCTTTTCTGCTATTAGCGGCTTGCGGAGGACCTTCCAAAGAGGAAAAAGCCGCCGCGGCCGATAACCCTGCCAAAACTATTGAAACGCCCGACGACCAAGCGGTGCACTTGCCTCAGCCCTACGCCACTAAGTCGGTGACAAACCGCGTGCATTTGCAAGATTGGCCTAATGGCAAAACGCCTACCGTACCCGCCGGCTTCAAAGTAACGGAGTACGCCCGCGACCTGGAGAGTCCGCGTTGGATGTACGTGCTGCCCAATGGCGACGTGCTCGTAGCTGAGGCCAATACGGTGCCTACTACGGCTGTGAAGAAAACCACTGTGACGCTGAAGCTAGATCCATCGAAAGCCTCGCGCCCAACCAGTGCCGACCGCATTACGCTGTTTCGCGACACGAACAAAGACGGTAAGCCCGATGTGCGCGAAACCTTCCTAGCTCACCTCGACCAGCCGCTCGGCATGCTGGTTATCGGCAACAAGTTCTATGTGGCGAATACAGATGGCGTGATGGTGTTTCCCTATCAGCTAGGCGCAACCAAGATTACGGGGCAGGGCAAGCAGATCCTAGACTTGCCGCGCGGTGGCTATAACAACCACTGGACCCGGAACCTACTGGCCAGCGCCGACAACTCCAAGATTTACGTGACGGTAGGCTCTGGGAGCAACGTGATGGAACACGGTCCTGCGAACGAAGTACGCCGCGCTAACATTTTGCAGATCAACCCAGATGGTAGCGGCGAGAAGATTTACGCTAGCGGCCTACGCAACCCCGTGGGTATTGACTGGCAGCCCGGCACCCAAACCCTGTGGGCAGCCGTGAACGAACGCGACGAGCTAGGTGACGAACTCGTGCCAGACTACATGACCAGTGTGAAAGAAGGCGGCTTCTATGGCTGGCCGTATTCGTATTATGGTCAGAACGAAGACCCGCGCCGCAAAGGGGAGCGTCCTGACCTAGTGAAGAAAGCTATTGTGCCCGATGTGCCGCTCGGGCCGCACACAGCTTCACTGGGGCTAGCTTTCTACACCAAAGAGGCTTTCCCGTCCAAGTACCACAAGGGCGCTTTCGTGGGTCAGCACGGCTCTTGGAACCGTTCGACTTTTTCGGGTTATAAAGTGATGTTTGTGCCCTTTGAAGGCGGCAAACCTGGTAAGCCGGAAGATTTTATGACGGGTTTCCTAGTAGGCGGCGACTCCAAAGACGCGTATGGTCGCCCGGTGGGCGTGACAGTGTTGCCAGACGGATCGATGCTCGTGGCAGATGACGCCGGCAACCGTGTTTGGCGCGTGAGTGCGACCTAG
- a CDS encoding phosphosulfolactate synthase — protein sequence MNYHLNDLPERTSKPREQGFTMVMDKGLSIRETEDFLEVGAEYADIVKLGWATSYVTPNLKRKLEVYKAAGVPVYFGGTLFEAFIIRNQFDDYRRLLSEFGMEYAEVSDGSLDLNHDRKLEYIRTLSQEVQVLSEVGSKDAEKIIPPYKWISQMQTELEAGAIKVIGEAREAGNVGLFRSTGEVRSGLVEEILTKVPVEKILWEAPQKAQQVWFIKLLGANVNLGNIAPNEVVSLETIRLGLRGDTFTHFLDMDNVDEMFKPAKPTGKPGTSMPRG from the coding sequence ATGAATTATCACCTGAACGACCTCCCCGAACGCACCAGCAAGCCCCGCGAACAAGGCTTTACCATGGTGATGGACAAAGGGTTAAGTATTCGTGAAACCGAAGACTTCCTGGAAGTAGGCGCCGAGTACGCCGACATCGTCAAGCTAGGCTGGGCTACTTCCTACGTTACGCCCAACCTGAAGCGCAAGCTAGAGGTGTACAAAGCCGCTGGGGTGCCAGTGTATTTTGGTGGTACGTTGTTCGAGGCGTTCATTATCCGCAACCAGTTTGACGATTACCGGCGGCTACTTTCCGAATTTGGAATGGAGTACGCGGAAGTGTCAGACGGGTCCTTGGATCTAAATCACGACCGCAAGCTAGAGTACATCCGCACGTTGTCGCAGGAGGTGCAGGTGCTGTCGGAGGTAGGCTCGAAAGATGCTGAGAAGATCATTCCACCTTATAAGTGGATTTCGCAGATGCAAACCGAACTTGAGGCTGGTGCCATCAAAGTAATCGGGGAGGCTCGCGAAGCCGGCAACGTAGGTCTGTTTCGTAGCACCGGTGAAGTGCGCTCAGGCTTGGTAGAAGAAATTCTGACGAAAGTGCCGGTCGAGAAGATCCTGTGGGAAGCGCCGCAGAAGGCACAGCAAGTATGGTTTATTAAGCTGCTCGGCGCCAACGTAAACCTAGGTAACATCGCTCCTAATGAAGTAGTGAGCCTAGAAACGATCCGCTTAGGCTTGCGTGGCGATACGTTCACGCACTTCCTCGACATGGATAACGTGGACGAAATGTTCAAGCCCGCCAAACCAACGGGCAAGCCGGGCACTTCGATGCCGCGTGGTTAG
- the aroE gene encoding shikimate dehydrogenase (AroE; catalyzes the conversion of shikimate to 3-dehydroshikimate) — MREFGLIGKSLSHSFSQTYFTQKFHNLELTDCSYELFELADITELPALLASHPNLAGLNVTIPYKEQVWPYLNDVAPSAARVGAVNVIEVTTDGQYIGHNTDYTGFRESLERFYPDRGEDVAALVLGTGGASKAVEVALRDLGIRYWVVSRNPLAKGLTYDDLTPALVAAHSLIINATPLGTYPRIEEFPALPYEVLTPQHYLFDLVYNPRETRFLQKGAEMGAQIINGFEMLCLQAEAAWRIWNK, encoded by the coding sequence ATGAGAGAATTCGGCCTTATTGGCAAATCCCTTAGTCATTCGTTTTCGCAGACCTATTTTACCCAGAAATTTCATAATCTAGAGCTGACGGATTGTTCGTACGAACTGTTTGAGTTGGCTGATATTACAGAGTTGCCCGCGTTGCTAGCAAGCCACCCAAACCTAGCAGGACTGAACGTGACGATTCCGTACAAAGAGCAAGTATGGCCGTACCTGAACGATGTCGCACCGTCGGCTGCTCGCGTTGGTGCAGTCAATGTGATTGAGGTTACCACCGATGGACAGTACATTGGGCACAACACAGATTACACGGGTTTCCGCGAGTCGCTTGAGCGGTTTTACCCAGATCGGGGCGAAGATGTAGCGGCGTTGGTCCTCGGGACTGGCGGAGCCTCCAAAGCCGTGGAAGTAGCCCTGCGCGACCTAGGTATCCGTTACTGGGTAGTATCGCGTAACCCATTAGCCAAGGGCCTGACGTACGACGATCTTACGCCCGCGCTGGTCGCGGCGCATTCTCTGATCATCAATGCCACGCCCTTAGGTACTTACCCACGCATCGAAGAGTTTCCTGCGTTGCCCTACGAGGTTCTCACGCCTCAGCACTACCTCTTCGACCTCGTGTATAATCCGCGTGAAACCCGCTTTTTGCAAAAGGGAGCGGAGATGGGGGCTCAAATTATCAATGGATTTGAAATGCTTTGCCTACAAGCTGAAGCGGCATGGCGTATTTGGAATAAGTAG
- a CDS encoding tyrosine-protein phosphatase — MHSHLLPGLDDGAETIEQSVELVRTMQELGYRKLVMTPHVMGDFYKNTPADIQAALLRLQQAVSAAGITDIALACAAEYYLDEWFAQKLETGEELLTFGGDSRYVLVETSYINEPFNFLEIIFQLKSAGYQPVLAHPERYTYLYDNFAALEKMRANNILLQVNLNSLAGYYSRGAKRVAEKLIDAGLVDLLGTDAHHLKHTTTLREKVLSTEYLRKALALPLLNSSL; from the coding sequence ATGCATTCGCATTTGCTGCCTGGCCTCGATGATGGAGCTGAAACTATAGAGCAATCGGTAGAACTAGTGCGGACAATGCAGGAGCTAGGTTACCGCAAGTTGGTGATGACTCCTCACGTGATGGGGGACTTCTACAAAAATACTCCAGCTGATATTCAAGCCGCCTTACTACGCTTGCAACAAGCAGTTTCTGCAGCTGGCATCACGGATATTGCTCTAGCATGCGCCGCAGAGTACTACTTAGATGAATGGTTTGCGCAAAAGCTAGAGACGGGAGAGGAACTGCTTACTTTCGGTGGCGACAGTCGGTACGTACTAGTGGAGACGTCGTACATCAATGAGCCTTTCAACTTTCTCGAAATTATTTTTCAGCTAAAGTCGGCGGGCTACCAGCCGGTGTTGGCCCACCCCGAGCGGTACACGTACCTGTACGACAATTTTGCGGCCCTGGAAAAGATGCGGGCCAACAATATCTTACTGCAAGTCAACTTAAACTCACTGGCGGGCTACTATTCGCGAGGTGCAAAACGTGTTGCGGAGAAATTGATTGATGCAGGATTAGTAGATTTGCTAGGCACAGATGCGCACCACCTGAAGCATACCACAACGTTGCGCGAGAAAGTGTTGTCTACTGAGTATTTACGCAAAGCCTTGGCTTTGCCCCTGCTTAATAGTTCTCTGTAG
- the uvrB gene encoding excinuclease ABC subunit UvrB gives MEYQLTSEFKPTGDQPTAIAQLVQGINSGEPAQVLLGATGTGKTFTMANVIAQSGKPALVLCHNKTLAAQLYGEFKAFFPNNAVEYYISYYDYYQPEAYIASTDVFIEKDLAINEEIEKLRLHSTSSLMSGRRDVIVVASVSCIYGIGNPEEFGKNVIYLAPGLKYSRNNLLYQFVQILYSRTEVEFTRGTFRVKGDTVDIFPAYADFAYRIYFFGDEIESVQKIDPVSGKKLADEKGGVTIYPANLFVTGKDTLNQAIHEIQNDMVAQHAYFEKEGRDAEAKRIMERTEFDLEMIRELGYCSGIENYSRYFDRRTPGARPFCLLDYFPDDYLMVIDESHATIPQIRAMWGGDRSRKTALVEYGFRLPSAMDNRPLTFNEFESMFRQAVYVSATPSDYELTQAAGVVVEQIIRPTGLLDPEIDIRPSVNQIDDLLDEVDERVKMGDRVLVTTLTKRMAEELSKYMDRLGIKVEYVHSEVKSLDRVEILRRLRLGEIDVLIGVNLLREGLDLPEVSLVAILDADKEGFLRDQRSLIQTMGRAARNDHGKVIMYADRMTGSMQRAIDETNRRRAVQMAYNEEHGITPRTVTKSREAIMGQTSVADMRKIEPQAYVSPEAMGDTMTLAAEPIISTMNRAELEKVIKKTEKLMEGAAKDLDFLQAAKYRDELAQLRQMLKSKRD, from the coding sequence ATGGAATATCAACTGACCTCGGAATTTAAGCCTACTGGCGACCAGCCTACCGCCATTGCGCAACTAGTGCAAGGCATCAATAGTGGCGAGCCGGCACAAGTGCTACTCGGCGCAACCGGCACGGGTAAAACCTTCACGATGGCCAACGTTATTGCCCAATCGGGGAAGCCGGCGCTCGTGCTGTGTCACAACAAAACGCTGGCTGCCCAGCTTTACGGCGAGTTCAAGGCGTTTTTTCCTAACAATGCCGTCGAGTACTACATCAGTTACTACGACTACTACCAGCCCGAGGCCTACATTGCCAGCACCGACGTTTTTATTGAGAAGGACCTAGCTATTAACGAAGAGATTGAGAAGCTACGCCTGCACTCAACATCGTCGTTGATGAGCGGGCGGCGCGACGTAATTGTAGTGGCTTCTGTGTCGTGTATCTACGGTATCGGCAACCCCGAGGAGTTTGGCAAGAACGTTATCTACCTAGCTCCGGGGCTGAAGTACTCGCGCAATAACCTGCTCTACCAGTTCGTGCAAATTCTGTATTCGCGTACTGAGGTGGAGTTCACGCGCGGCACGTTTCGCGTGAAGGGCGACACGGTAGACATCTTCCCTGCCTACGCCGACTTTGCATATCGCATCTACTTCTTTGGTGACGAAATCGAGAGTGTTCAAAAGATTGACCCCGTCAGCGGCAAGAAGCTAGCCGACGAAAAAGGCGGCGTAACGATCTACCCAGCCAATCTCTTCGTGACGGGCAAAGACACGCTGAACCAGGCCATTCACGAGATTCAGAATGACATGGTGGCCCAGCATGCTTACTTCGAGAAAGAAGGCCGGGATGCTGAAGCCAAGCGCATTATGGAACGCACGGAGTTTGACTTGGAAATGATTCGGGAGCTAGGCTACTGCTCCGGCATCGAGAACTATTCGCGCTACTTCGACCGCCGTACGCCGGGTGCTCGTCCCTTCTGCCTGCTCGACTACTTCCCCGATGATTACCTGATGGTGATTGACGAGAGCCACGCCACCATCCCGCAGATCAGGGCGATGTGGGGCGGTGACCGCAGCCGCAAAACGGCGCTGGTGGAATACGGCTTCCGCTTACCGAGCGCCATGGACAACCGCCCGCTCACGTTCAATGAGTTCGAGAGCATGTTCCGGCAAGCCGTGTATGTGTCGGCTACTCCTTCCGACTACGAGTTGACCCAAGCGGCCGGCGTGGTGGTCGAGCAGATTATCCGTCCGACCGGTCTGCTTGATCCAGAAATCGACATTCGCCCCAGCGTGAACCAGATTGACGACTTGCTCGACGAGGTAGATGAGCGCGTGAAAATGGGTGACCGGGTACTGGTAACCACGCTCACCAAGCGCATGGCCGAGGAACTGAGCAAGTACATGGATCGGCTAGGTATCAAAGTTGAGTACGTGCACAGTGAGGTGAAGTCCTTGGATCGGGTGGAGATTCTACGTCGCCTGCGCCTCGGCGAAATCGACGTGCTGATTGGGGTAAACCTATTGCGTGAAGGTCTTGACTTGCCCGAAGTGAGCTTAGTGGCTATTCTCGACGCCGACAAAGAAGGCTTTCTGCGTGATCAACGCAGCTTGATTCAGACCATGGGCCGCGCTGCGCGTAACGACCACGGCAAAGTAATTATGTACGCCGACCGCATGACTGGTTCCATGCAGCGCGCCATCGACGAAACCAATCGTCGGCGGGCCGTGCAGATGGCGTACAACGAGGAGCATGGTATCACGCCGCGCACCGTTACGAAGTCGCGCGAAGCTATTATGGGGCAAACCTCCGTGGCTGATATGCGCAAGATCGAACCGCAAGCCTACGTCAGCCCCGAAGCCATGGGTGACACAATGACCCTAGCCGCCGAACCCATCATCTCGACGATGAACCGGGCGGAGTTGGAAAAGGTCATTAAGAAGACCGAAAAGCTGATGGAAGGCGCCGCCAAGGACCTCGACTTCTTGCAAGCCGCTAAGTACCGCGACGAGCTAGCTCAGCTCCGGCAAATGCTGAAAAGCAAGCGGGATTAG